The Alnus glutinosa chromosome 10, dhAlnGlut1.1, whole genome shotgun sequence DNA window AGGCCCAAGAGCataaaagaggagagagaaaaaaccAGTTGCAGGGAACCAATCGAGAAGTGATATTAGAAACGACAATTTCAACCCCATCACAAAATTTTCTATATCTTCATAAGTACGAGAAAGTCATTTCTCTCTCGACACCAAATAAGTCAATGGTGTAACATCTTGCAAACTATACGACCTCTATGCCTACTAAAAATCCCATCCAACAAGCCAACATTTCACTGTAGAATTGGCATAACCCACATAGCCATTTAAAcccatataattaaaataggaATTATGAGTATCTTCGTTAAGACTAGAAATTTCAACTAGAACTAGTAACTTATATCCCACCAACCATATGTCATTCTCTCTCcgtcttggaaaatttttctaGCATATCAAAGTTGACAAAGAGGTGCACCCATGATGCATGCAAATTAACACTTACCAAAATGAAAATATGTCATACACACAATGAGAGCAAATGAAATTTCAGATTGAGGGTCACCTGAAAACCACGCCTTGgaacaaaattaaagcaaatgAAGTTTCAGAAGCCTTTTCCATTTAACTTCCATCAATACATTTTTCTTCTGGAAAATTTAAATGTAAGAAAGAGTTTTGTCCAATAATGTTTTCTCATTGCACAGCAATGTATTGCCTAAGATGCTTTCTTCAAACATTTGGATGATTCAGataagatttaatttttattttttttttatcaaaattaatgaaaacttTATTAACATTGTGAAGGGGTTAAATCCTTGGCTACCAATTACTTGCAAGTTGCAACGCATATGCCATGGTGTTAAAggtaaaaatcaattaatttaaTCCATCTAAGTTAATCCAAAAGCTTTTTAGAGTTCATAACAAAGTTAAGTTGTCTGTTATGTGAATGCTCACCGTGAATGGCACATTGTCAAGAGGATTGCACAAGTTTGACTAATGTTTGATGAATGACCCCTTTTACTTTCATAATGTGTAGTTTTATCGTTACACCCAAAACTCctgttttcagttttttattgtAAAGTAAACTATCCTTTAGATTGCAGTTACTTGAAACCACTTATTTGGAGCTGGCATAGCAACTTAATTAAGTCAGACAACATATAGGGCTTTGGCTTATTTAACATATATGATAGCTAATGGACATTAAGGTTACGTTTGATATGCAGAATGATTGTTCCATTAAGAAATGAATAATTTATATTGAAAATGGAAGATTGTGGAATGAGATAGCATTGTAATAGCCATTCTTGTGGCCCATGAGAAAATGACTATTCCAAGTGGTAGATCCTTATTATATACTCTAACGTCAAGGTCATTCTATTCCACATTTTTCCAATATTCTTAATAAaagttattcattttttctaatggaatagtcaaACGTAACCTAAATGTGTTTAAATTCATGAGATCATAATATTGTTATAAAAATACTTTGTTTACAAAAGTTGATTGGAACTGATGTTGACCACACCAAAGATTTTTTAAAACccttctaattaaaaaatagtaaaatttcTATCATTAGAAACATAACGAGTTACAAAATTCTAATGTAACATCATTTTGTCCAACTTTTAATTAGGAAGTCCAAAAGCACAGTGACCAAATGCATACTTCTTACCCTGCAGACTCTGTCTAACCCACTTTCAACATGATAGTGTTCAGTCAGGCGAGCTTCTTATTGTGCAAACATCCATCATTGATTAATTAATCATGTCTCTTAGGACCAATCGTCCTCACTTAAAAATCAACATCTTCCAGATGTTTTTCGGAACCTTTTCTACCACTTCTCTCATTTGACAATCTACTTCAGGAAAGCTATTCTCAGATTATTTTGAATGATCTATTTAGTTTTTCCACTAACAAATGAATAATTCTGCAATGATATTGGTTTCATATGATTAAACcaaaaagctaaaaatcagataTGTATAAGTATCTCATTAGCTTTCAAAATAGTCAAGGGTCAAATGATTTTGGACTCTTGGAAACCATCCCTTAATTTCTGAGTTACCCATAGAAATCAACAAAAAGATATAACAACTTACGCTccattattaatttttgttgctGCAGTCTTGCAATCTCCTGCTTTAATTTGCTGTTTTCCATGGACAGAGATACACGTTGCTGAAGAAGAGCAGCGACTCTGACTGCCAATCCTGATTCCAAAGTCTGCACAATGTGAAAGAACATATTCAGTTCCAATAGCTTCCATGAAGATTTCATCAAAAACAGATATGGAACTAGAAAATGAATGCTAGCATGATCTATAGGATACAAGGACCAGAAACAGAAAATAATAGATCGATTCCATGTAGTAAATTGGTTGACATATTTTACTGCAATGATGCCACAAGCATTAAAAAATGGAGGATCTAGCCTAAGTTATGGATAGGGCCAAACTCCAaagcatttcattttttataagtaatcgaaatatcattaaaagcaaaTAGGGCTACTTAgttacacagggagtatacaagagaaacatctTAGtagaaggggaaaaaagaacaagaaaatcataaaaactaAGCACTAAACGAGCTACAAATGTagttgtccaaaaaaaaaaaaaaaaaaaaaaagcaaagctcCGCCAATTTCCTCTCGCAGTCCTCGAAACTTAggtaatttctttttctccaaagaCATCACATGAGGTAAGAAGGCACTATCTTCCACACAGCGACACTTCTACTTCTACCACCAGTCCAccaataattaaataagttagCCAATCGACTAGGCATCACCCAAGACAACCTAAACCGACTGAAAAAGGCATTCCATAAGGCCAAGCTCCAAAGCATTAGAGATAATGAATCCTCAAATAGTGATGAAAGGGGGAATTACATCATGGGAATCCTCAAATATTTACAACATGGTGTAAATATTTGACTTTTACTTTCTGCACACACCTGCATATGGACACTCAAAGCTGATTCCGATTGTCTTTTTCCTTTCAGTTTTGGCTAAAAATAGCAGCATATATGTTACCACATGCAGCCTAGTTTACCTCAGAAGTTTAGATAATCTTGGTGACATAGaatttattgtttgaataatgAGAGAGCCCTTTTGCATGCCATCTCAACAAAGACAGATCCGAGTATACTTCAATGAAGTAGCAGACAGTTCCATATTATCTCATTTTGTTTTCCTCAAAAGTTACCTGCAAAACATCTACAGTTCTTTCCAGTTCAGCAATATACTGGAGTTTACGAACCCTTGATCGCTGCCCAGAATGCCTGTAGGAAGTCATCAAACcagtaaaattttgaaaaaggcACAGATACATAATCAAATTCAAATGGGCATGTATAAAACAATTTGGTGATTgaatgtcaaatttttttatggatttATCATCAactatatatgaaaattataaAGGAAACATGTGTACATAACAAGGGATATAATATGATACGGGCAGTGATGGATTTCCATGGTTCTTTTCCAAACATAACCTCATCATCTATTATAAGTTATCCAAAATTTAAGGCCCAACAGCACATGGTACTCTCTACCAATACATATTAAGTGGAACGTTTTTCTCCCAGAATCCACATTCCCAATTCTTGGATACTTcataaatatatctatatacacTTCTTCAAGGGAAAGAACAAAGTTCATATTGACAAAGCATTTTGGGGCCAAGATGCTTGTAAAGTCATTAGATTCATGACAGAGTAGATTAACTACTCATGCAAAGCGGTTTTCAATTAGACTTGCTTTAATAAAAGGGTCATATCCCATGATTCTGATATCGGATCAGGGCATacttggtggcgttggaaagcccATTTAGAGGGCTACAAAATCATGTTTCATGAAGTTTTGCTAATTACAACGTTTACTGGGTCAAAACCGACTGGAAAGAGAATATTGAAAAGCTGGACAGAATAGCTCGTCCATAATTCACGTTCAAACAAGTTGGCAGAATAGCTCATTCGATAACTCGTCTAAAGTTGGGTTCGAACGAGCTGTTGAGGAAGTTGTGAATTCAACCCAGTATACAAAGAAACCCTAGCTAGGTTCGAATGAGCTGTGACAAAATTTTGTAAACCGACTTTATTCAGTGCTCTCTCCCCTCCCAGGAAAAAACCCATTTGAAAACCCCCTTTGTGAGCCTTCTAGGGGGAGGGAAAAGGAGGAGCCTTCTCCCTCCCTCCACCTCTTCTCCCTTACCACttttttcaacctttttttttaccctCTCTTTTTTTGGTGGGAGTTTGGAAGCTAGATCTACCGCCGCCTAGTAACGTTCACCTTGCACGCACCTCCTCCCTGGCTTCCCACCACAAGCTGCCATCATTTCTATCCCTCCTCCAGTGCGTAAGGCTCATGCGCTACCCCCATTGGTAGTGGCCGATCTCATTTTTCTCTCCCTCCCCTCCCTTCCTCCTCTGCCACTGACTATCGCCCTTcatctctttcctctttttatttttatctttacttgtctctttgttttttgaaaGTTGGAAGCCAGATCTACTGTCGTCCATCCACCTCCATCGTGCACGCACCCATCCATTGGCCTCCCAGCCCCCAGATCTACCACAAGCCTCTCCCCCGACATGAGGCCCACATGCCACCTTCTCCATTGGTACATGAGGCACACGCACCATTCCCTCCAATGGTCTTCGGTTCCAACTTTCTCTTTGAGAGCTCGTCCCTACCTCCTCCCTAAATAAAGCGGGAATGATTCTCTCTTTTGTCCAAAAGGACACTATCATGGAGCATGCTCGTTCATCCATGGATGCAAGAAAGGTGATCTTCATCGACTGCCTTATCGCAGTCATTGTCAGTGCACCATTTTTTCACCAACCAATCATCAGATTGAATCAGTTACCGTTGTCATGGTGGCCGTTGGCGTTTTGGTCAAGTAACTATGAGACCAGATctatttagatatttttttttatttgtagttTTAATTTCTTGCATTGCATTGGCTGTTTTTGGGGTGTTTGTTGGGGTCCCCTACCctctccttttgtaattttagtttattgtgATGTAATGGTTAAattgctcaggaaaaaaaaaaattcctttttgGGCCCTTGTTTTGTGGCCAAAGTCCTCTGTTTTcaataaccaataaaaaaaaaaagtaagaagagCAATCCTTGACAGTGCAACTATATATGCCAACAAACTTGTTCACCAAAGGTAAACTAGATTGAAAATGAACACCATTACCGGGTAAGAGAAAACACAATTACAAACTGACAGATGCATAGATTACATATATAAATGTACATTGTTCACTGCAAGGGATTGCCCCCACACATGCACATCCTCACATACACACGTTCCATGAAGTTTACGACAACAATGTATATTATTTGTGAGATTATCAGTACACTTCATTGTCACCTATGCAAGCCATCTGTTCCTGACTTCAGATGTTTTTCAAAATGAATTGGGCACAGCAGAGTGgatcttttgttcttttctccCTTGAAACTCTATTCCTAATTTAAGTTCTTGCATCTAAATTATTCCAAGAAATGATAATGAGAAATTTGATCTCTACATGGAATCACAGGAACATTTATCATCATTTTATCTCTAATTTTCACTTTATAATTGGAAAGACAGAATGTGCAGAAAGGCTTTCACTTGGCTGTTGTGGTATACATTTCAAAAGCAATGCACAAGCAGCCAAATTTAAGTAAGATGTTGGTAATATCTACAACTAACAGAAGTCTAGAATCACCAAaatgacacacacacacacacaaaattaACATTTCCATTAACAGAAACTATGTCCCTAATTAAAACATACTACTGAAATAAATATAGTAAAGCACACATCATAACGCTTTTTGGGCAACACATAGTTGAACCATACCTGTGATAGCAActgaattcaaaaaattaacagaTGAGTTTAGATTCTAACCCTTTTACAGCCTTTTTCTCAGTGTTGAGATCACCAACTGAATTACAATTGTCTCCTTTCCAATCAGCGTGAGTAGTTGCAGAAATGCGAAGATTCCCATCTACATAATGTGTAGGGTCCTGAGAAACAGATTCAGACAATGCTGAAACTATGGCATTCTCTACAAATGTTAAATTGCTTTTTTTCCTAGGGGAATTAGGACCATAGGTACAAGCTGAATCCAACCCATTACAAGTCTCATTAACAACTGAGTTCTCATCATCTTTATGCAGAGCCAGACTTGGAAGCGTGTCTGCAAGAGCATCCAAAAGTGCAATAGAGTCGCTAACTGATCGACGATGGTACATTCCTTTGGCAATGGAGTCTTGGTCACTTAATAAGTCATCAAGCCATGTTGGCGGCTCCTCCGGGACGGAGCTTTGGTAGGAAGAGTTATGGTGCGGCGGATATGATTCATCGATGTGCAGGGACTGAAAGACAGAGTCATTAATGCTAGCAATGGGTTTCTTCTGGATTGGGCAGCGTGGAGGAAGGCGAGCTTGCCTTGACATGGTGAACTTAATTTACAGGGTGCTGGTTGGCTTCTCATAATTTACCATGATTAAACTTCTTTCAGTCTCTTTTATGACCAAAACAGAAGACAACATTTTCCTCCCTCTATAAGCTTAATGCCATGTTTCTGCCATCAATCTAACCTAACTTACTGGAAAAGAACTTTacaagaggaaaacaaaaattatgaggttgaaaaaacaaacccaaaaaaggACACAACAAAAGTTtaattgaagaaaacaaaaaactatgATTTGTGCGATAAAacatagaaataaaaattacccaaaaaaaaaaaaacgatgaaCTTTCTTTGCAACATTACAAGTTGCACACTTACAAGCCCCAACAAATTTGCTAATCTATAGAAGTAATCGCAGAAAAAAGTACTACAAAAATAAGTTGTTCTCTAGAACAATCAATGCGAGTCAATACTCAattgaattttcttcttctttttttttttcgtagtaTTTACCATTAAAAACAAGTttaaggttttttcttttctttctctaattCTCTGTCGCTATTGGTTTTCGCTGAATCCTGAGACACACTCAAAACTCTGTATTCTTATTCTTTCAT harbors:
- the LOC133878884 gene encoding basic leucine zipper 34; the encoded protein is MSRQARLPPRCPIQKKPIASINDSVFQSLHIDESYPPHHNSSYQSSVPEEPPTWLDDLLSDQDSIAKGMYHRRSVSDSIALLDALADTLPSLALHKDDENSVVNETCNGLDSACTYGPNSPRKKSNLTFVENAIVSALSESVSQDPTHYVDGNLRISATTHADWKGDNCNSVGDLNTEKKAVKGHSGQRSRVRKLQYIAELERTVDVLQTLESGLAVRVAALLQQRVSLSMENSKLKQEIARLQQQKLIMERQYLSLKKQLERLKICFAKSPNSKSSTYVGSSPAADATRVEATWQMLDMEKLNIS